DNA sequence from the Poecilia reticulata strain Guanapo linkage group LG19, Guppy_female_1.0+MT, whole genome shotgun sequence genome:
GAGGAACTTTCGCGAAGCGGTGAACTGCACGCCGTAGTCCATCTGCTCCCAGTGGGTCAGGAGGCGAGCCTTGCCCTGATCCGGGGTCTCGAAGGGAGTCCCTTTGACCGTGTGAAGCAGGAGGTACATGCACTACAACGAATGCACAGACAATCAGCAAATCAGAGGTATTAATAGGAAGAAAACTgggaaaatgtggctttttctCAAAGTTTAAACGTAAAAGCAAGTCTGTGCAATTGGTGAGAACAACACCTCTGAACATGGCATGTTCATTGTAACCACTGTCTTAATTTGAACCACCAAACAAacactttcagaaaaaaaaaaaaacttaaaaaaatcacaactgcTCTGCATCGATCCTTCGCCGTGACCCATCTCgctcacaaaaatgtcaaagccATACGGCGGAAGTAAAGCCTGTAGGGAATTCCTCTCACCAGATTGTGGATGAGGTTGGTGAGGGTCCAGACGACCGGGACGCTGACGAAGGGGATGCTGAGCAGGATGATGTGAAGCAAGCCGATGCCCAGGATGTAAGACAGCCAGATGCCCCTGCTGTTCATCACGCGGGTGTTAGGGTTCACCTCGCTGTGCGCCGTGCCCACGTTCATGGCGGCGTGCGCCGACGTCGCTGGAATTTATCTGATACAACATAAACAAAAGTCCAATTGTTCACGGCTACGACTTTTTCTTGGTTGCAGAAGGTAATTATTTAACAATCCTTGTTGATAGATCACAGGACGATGACCCAGAGTCTCATTAggcatattcttttttttttttatccctatAGAGCTGCAGGAAAACTCTGGGTGAATTGATGAGTAAAGTATGAACTCGTGACACTCGAAATGTGTTAATAAGTAATGATTTTATTCCCAATAGTCAAtgcaatattaattattatgcCCTTTTTTATTGTGATGAAAAAGGATTTGTGATATGCTGCACAGCCCTATGTAAAACATGcattataaaactttttt
Encoded proteins:
- the ormdl3 gene encoding ORM1-like protein 3 gives rise to the protein MNVGTAHSEVNPNTRVMNSRGIWLSYILGIGLLHIILLSIPFVSVPVVWTLTNLIHNLCMYLLLHTVKGTPFETPDQGKARLLTHWEQMDYGVQFTASRKFLTITPIVLYILTSFYTKYDRVHFVVNTVSLLTVLIPKLPQLHGVRIFGINKY